CTGTATGCATGAAACAAAAGAAAGGGTGTATTTGGCAATCAATATTCAGTTATTTGTTGATCATAACATGCCTAGCCCTGTGTTTGCAAAACTACAATAGTTTATCACCTTTTCTCAGTTAGTAACTTAGTATGGGTAGTCCGCTTCCTTCAGTACATGATCTATCTCTATATTGACAGTGCAACACACAAGTGCCGAAACTGAGTAAACGATTTCATAGCCTTCTCTTCATTTATCATTTAGTTCTTGTAATTAACATGTATCCATCTTGAGCATTGTGTACAGAATTTCAAAGCCCAATACATGATCTTAATCTGTGCTTCCTTTCTTTGATAGCTCGAAGCCTGTAGGCATCAACATTCCAGACACACCTTTAACATCAGTAGCATGCCTGCCTAACAGTACTATGTAACTTTTGTAACAGGTTATAAGTTGAGAAGAAAGACAGCTGAGCCTGAGCCCAGGATAAACTACATCAAATAATTACTGGATTCGTTAGAATGAGCTCCAAATCCCAAACCCAGCCGATCGACCTAGATCAGGAGTCGAGATAGCTGCAGACAGGCCGGAGTTTGCGCACCGAGTCGTAGATCTCAAGCGAAACAAAAAATGATAGCACACGCGGCAGCTAACACCAAAAATCAAAATATGTGGCTCCCAAGGGTAACTTACAAATTGAAATGGGCCAATAGATTTTCCAAAAAGAATCTGTTTTCTTCACAATGTCGCTTATCAAGACTTCATTGGCATAGATTTATTGGAGTATATGTTTTGCGGGTCTATGAGATAAAACCCGTTTGACATATTAAGGCCCTACTTCTATAAGCATAATACAGTCATACATATTTCTTTGGATACTTGCATGATAATAACATAGAAGAGTTATGACAAGCAGAACAATAGTAGTCAAAGGCTACAAGAAAATGCTTATTAAGGATATCCTACCTTATATTAGAAAATTTGGCATCAGACCAAACTCTTTCCTGGTTTGTTTCCTACAACAACTTTTCTAGAGGGGCACGAAGCAATTTCATCAAGCTGTTGCATTCAACCACACACAAGTATTCCCAACTTCTGTTTATACGAGAAGACGACTTAAACAATCATGTTGTTTTTTGTTACTGGTGGAGAAGGAAGCTATCCCTTACATAAGCCAGGCTTTTGACTTACACTAGCTAATTGCCTGGCGTTGGAACGGGCATACACATTCTAATGTTTAACATCAATCATGTCTACATATACCTTTAGAATACTCATGTACATTATGCGGTATTATTCATTTGATTTACTGTTAAATAATTTTTGCTCCTCCACCAACCCCTATCTCTTTATCTAAAAAACAGAAACCTGATTAACCTTTAAAAAACAAACCCAGTGTATAGAGGGAATAGAGAGGAGGATGGACGTGCGTGCGTGGGTTGTAGCAGGCTTTCCCCTGATTTTTCTTGGCTTTATAAGCATGGAATGGAGGCAGATGAAGGTTGAGCGAAATGGGAACGCCATGTCTTTTTTAGGTAGTGTAGATGTAGATAATCCCAATTTTCTGACCAAAGAGCTTATTGCAGTTATCCACGTTTATCTGCAGTTTTGGTTCTATCATCTTGTCTGACAAGCTCAAACTTGGTCAAATTTCCAAAGTTATCAAGCATTCCAGATTTTTGGCAATCATAGACTGACCTTCATTTAGTCAATGTGGTAATATGTGTTTATGCCATGTTTTCGATGTATTAACTTCACTGTACTTATGTAACTGCTTCAATTGTATATACATTTGATACTAAATCATCTTAATGTGCTACAGTGTACCTACAGCAAAGAATGACAGAGCAACGGAAAAACAAACAAAATAGATGCACTATGCTGCATGATACAAGTGGTGAGGGCAGCATTTGGGCAACATCAAAATTCTTTTCCACCGATACATAAGGATGAAAATTCCTCCCATCTCACATCCTCAGCCTTTTTAAGTGGGGGTATACCGAAGCAAAACTCTACTTCTGATACTAAATCATCTTAATGCGCTATATAGTTAACCTATAGCAAAGAATGACAGAGCACGGGAAAACCAAACAAAATGGATGCACTATGCTGTGTGATACAAGCGGTGAGGGCAGCATTTGGGCACATCAAAATTCTTTTCCACCCACACATAAAGATGAACATTCCTCCCATGTCACGCGCTCAAAATTTCGAGATGAACAATGGAAATCTCTGTGGAACCGTACAACCTCACATGGATATCTGGACAGGTCCCAAGTCCCCACTTGCCATGTCCCCCAAGATAACAAGATCCGGTAGTTCCAACAGAAACATTTCACACTTGCAAGATGCGAGGGTTCCGAAGATCAATAGACCGGAACAGACCCTCCCGggaaccatggcaagagcaagatcTCGGGTTCCCGGGAAAGATGGGATCGAGGGCTGCTTACCGTAGCGCGCCCAGAGCTGAGGCTGGACGCCGGAGCACTCGCGGATGAGGACGGGGAGGGTGGGGTTGCGGGTCTTGATGTCACCGTAGTTCTTCTTCACGAACTCCCTGCGAATCAGATCAGAAATCCAACACCACGACATAAGCGAGCGACGAACCGATTGTAGAGAGAGAGAAATGGGGGAAGAGAAGCGGGTGCGTGGGTGCTACCGGGCGGGGCCGCTGGCAGGGGAAGACTGGCAGAAGAGGAAGCGGATCTCCTTCACGTTCCGGGATAGGCTCGCCCGCCACGCCATCGCCGCCGGCTCGTTCCTTGGattctcttctcttctcctctcttctcgGACCCCTTCTCTTCTCTCCCTGGGTTGTATCTTCCTCTGCTGGGGAACGAACGAACTGCCCAGCTGCGGCTGTCTCGTTGGATTCACATTCACGCCGTCCGATCCGGAAAACGGTGTATGGCCGTCAGATTAGGGTTCCGTCTCCACAAAAGTATATTTCCCCGGGAAAAAGAAAAAGGGCGTTAACTTTGGGCCGGTCCCGCGTGGGCCATTGGATCTGTCTAACACGAAGCGCGGAACCGCTCGATCATGCACGTATCAAACGGGCTCAATGTAGGCTCGGTCGTCGTCTTCCTCATCTGCCGCACATCGTTGACTCTGGCCGCCGTCGCCATCTACCACACCCCGCGTTCCTCGTGGCTCGCCGCATCGGTGGCTCGCCATGGCTGCCGCTCACCGTCTTCGCTGCAGTAAAAAAGGTACCAACTGCATCAAAAAAGGCGGCAATGGCGGCCGCCAGGTCCAACAATGGCGGGGCCGCCAGTTCCAGCATCTGTCGCAGCACCATTGGTGCATAGAAACAGTCATGTGCATCAACGGCTCGCCGCTGCAGCTTTTTCGTCGTCGGTCTCTGGTTGAACCTTTTGAAATATATGGTTGAAGCTTTTGTGTTAACGATTGTAGCTTTCTGCGTTTTCTATTGCCGGTTGAAGCTTTCTATATCGTCGGTCGAAGCTTTTTTTctagccggttgaagcttttttcgtcgCCGGTTGCAACTTTTCTGATTTCCAGTCACCGGTCACCGCCGTGAATGGTGGTAACAGTTACTGCCTATGGTAGTAGCAAACATTTTGTGTGGTTGCAGCAAAACGTTGTCGTGGCTGTCAAGGGTTGCATCTTCTTCATGGATGATATAGCGAATCCTGTAGTCGGTAGTAGCAAAAATTTGctcggttgcagcaaaaaaatgtCTTTGTCGTCTGGGTACCATCGCCTTTTCAAATGAATGTAACAAAAATCGCAGTTGGTAGTAGCAATTTATGTCGCTGGTAGTAGCAGAAACACTACGCGGTTGCAACAAAAAAGCGTTGTCACTGTCATCCGGGGCGCATCATAGGCGCATAATGGTTGTAACAAATTCCACCGCTGGTCGCAGCTCCTCCGTCGTCTGGTTCCAGCAACTTGCGCCAACAGTTGCAACATCACCTGTCGCGCGGTCGTAGCAATCCGCCGTCGAGGTCGCGCAGTCGCCATGCGCCGCCGTCGCAACTCCTCGCCGCGCCCGTGCCTCCGTCCTCGTTGTCTTTTGTAGAGAAACGCGGATGGGGTAGGCGCCCGTGCGAAGGAAGAAttgcctcgggggggggggggggggttagcagCCACCTCCGCTGGCAGCTCATCTCCGGCGAGATGCTGTCGGGCCTGGTCGAGGAGGTTGCAGCGAGAAAAAACTGCAGCGCGGCGCGAGGTGGGCTCAGGCGAGAAGATAAGGGAGAAAACAAGACGAGTGGAGAAGAAAACAGGACGATGCAAGTGGTGGTCCCTGCACCTTACGTGTCGCGTTTGGATTCGTTGCAGCGTTCGCGTGTGGGACGCGACCagccgaagcttcggccggcgcACCGTCCCCAAATGTTTACCAAAGAAAAATGATTCCTCGGTCGCCTCACGCAGCGCACACTCTTTTACCATCGCACATCCACGCGTCTAATGGGTGAGCCCCAAGCACCCTAAGCACAGTCAATCTCTCGACCACTAATTTCTCCCCTCATCCTAGGGCCTGTTCGGATCGACTCTGCTCCCGAGCTCTGCTCCCGGAGCGGGCGGAGCGGTGCCGAATGCTACGACTCCTACTCTACATCTCGAGTCCATCTATGTCTTCTGTACTACTTCATGTCCATCTGCTCGCCATGGATGGGCTCCTACTCTACTTCGATCTCACACGCAGGGCTACAAATCCCCCAATGGCGCTGCAAGAGAGATAGAGAGCCATGGGTGCAACCATGACCTCATTCCCTTTTTTTCTCCTACCCCACCAAGCTATTGTCCCCCACAGTCCTGCTCCCTGCCCTGATAGTGCTACAGTCATATGGCGTTGTGATGGGCCATGTTTGGGTCGGCCCATATCTTGTCAAACCCTGTGGCGCGCCGACCTCCTTATAAGCGTTGGTGGTAGGTTCGAAGAGGGGACAAGCCATTCAAGATAGGGTTTCCTGCTGCTCCACGAGACATCAGGAGGTGGGGGCGAAGTGCTCGATTCATTTCGATGGCGGTGGCACCAGAGTTGGTGGCGAAGGCGAGGCGGGTGCAGAAGGAGAGGAGGTTGCATGCGCACAACCAAAACAAGCGACCTCAGGAGGAGTCGCCGGTAACGGCGGGGGAGCTGGCACGGGAGCAGGACCTCCGGGCGCAGTTCTCGACTCGCATGGAGTCGTGGTCGAGAGAGCGGCCCGGTGGCATCGATGCACGTGGATCCGTGTCCCCTCGGCGGTCggcatctgataacccacaagtataggggatcacaacagttttcaagggtagagtatttaacccaaatttatagattcgacacaaggggagccaaaagaatatttgaaggtattagcagctgagttgtcaattcaaccatacctggagattaattatctgcaacaagtggtcaatagcaaagtaatatgatagttttgataatagtggcaacagtaacggtaacggtaacagtgatagcagtagttttgtagcaagtgtaacagtgatgatagcagtagtaacttagcaagaacactataggataaattcgtaggcattggatcggtggcttgttggatgatattcatcatgagacagttataacctagggcgatatggcactagctccagttcatcaatataatgtaggcatgtattccgtaaatagtcatacgtgcttatggaaagaacttgcatgacatcttttgtcccaccctcccgtggcagcggggtccatattggaaactaagggatattaatgcctccttttaatagagaaccggaacaaagcattaacacatagtgaatacatgaactcctcaaactacgatcatcgcCACGAGTGGTCCCGGCTATTGCccctccggggttgccggatcataacacgtagtaggtgactataacttgcaagatcggatctagaacatggatgtaatggtgataacataaacggttcagatctgaaatcatggcacccaggcccaaagtgacaagcattaagcatggcaaagtcatagcaacatcaatcttagaacatagtagatactagggatcaagccctaacaaaactaactcgattacatgatgaatctcatccaactcctcaccgaccaacgagcctatggaggaattactcactcccggtggggagcaccatggaattggcgatggagaagggttggtgatgatgaagaatgaagatccccctctccggagccccaaacggactccagatctggcctcccgatgaagaacaggaggtgatggcggctccatctcgtggatcgcgataattctttttccctgatttttttctggaaaaataggattttatagcgttggtttcagggtctgcggggccaccaggtgggaaaaacccacctgggcatgctaggagaggggggcgcaccctggtgggttgtgcccacctaggtgcccctatccggtaggtcttggctccagaaattcttatatattatataaaaattcctcacaaagtttcgttccattccgagaacttttatttctgcacaaaaacaacaccatcgtagttctgctgaaaacagcgtcagtccggggttagtttcattcaaatcatgcaaattagagttcaaaacaagtggaaaagcgctaggaaaagtagatacgttggatacgtatcaactccccaagcttaaacctttgcttgtccttaagcaattcagttgataaactgaaagtgaaaaaagagaaacttttatgaactcttttgctcttgtttgcataaataagtttAAACAGCACCcatgttttcagccaacattataactaaccatgccgaaaataactcttaaagattatattaactcatatcaatgacacaatcagctagcgagcaataataagacatctcaaatggcaacatgttgtcaaaacaaccatgctATAATAtaacaataatggtatctcgctagccctttctgagaccacaaaacataaatgcagagcacctccaaagtccgagtagcgactaaacattgtaattcatgatagaaaagattcagtcatgatgcacccaacattagctacacacaatgcataagtcatgacagttgtgctctcaggttctagcgcttgttttagaaggtgatgacacaacataaaagtaaatagatagtcccttcgcagagggaagcagtgatttgcagaggtgccagagctcaagttttaaaacagagataaatgatattttgagacatgcacccttctcatttacttcacgactatcagttatcaatatctcccatgctaaacaagctagtggcggttcccaagcgataaaaagtaaaggttttgacttcATTGGGAGTCTTTGTTTGATTATTCAAGCGATTAACTCTTTTtatattttgcagtttgggactgggcatccctattaccgcccttttctcgtgcgatggtgggtgaataaacactcgacctgagaataacccgcttagcatggaagatacgaacTACCTCCTATTGGTCCATGaacgatctaggcacacaaaatagatattttttagaagtttttagagctggcacatgcaaatttacttaggacggcagggtaataccgcatataggtagatatggtggactcatccgGAATAACTtttggttcaaggtttttgatgtacaagcaaaatccccacttagtacaggcgaaggctagcaattagattgagaagcggccagctagagagcaacaacgattgTGATCATGCATTAtacataagtaacattggacactagcatgagtaggatatgaacaccatgaacataaatatcatagaggctatttTGGTTTTGATTcaattacatgcatgaacatgtgccaagtcaacccactcgaacattcataggaggatagcatatcatcatactacatcacaatcattttaacgcaatgttgatattcaagataaaccattattcactcccagctacttatgcatggtatgagaaactataatctctaattgtcattgcaaacatgtttaatcataatgggatgaatcatggatactaggttaaacatatttacacagacataacaagtcaagttcataccagtttctctctgccacggccaattcatcaaatatcgtcattattgtctttcacttgcacgaccgaacgatatgaaaataataatagtgaaaGAGTGacatggactaagctagaatctgcaaaacattttattcaataggagaagacaaggtaaaatgggctctttattagttcaacagttattcatatgagagccactcaacattttcatcgtggtcttctccttggtacaactcgaataaaagaaaagaaattcagagaaacacaccgaaatatttttggagttttcagttttcttgaacaagcaaataaaagggaaaaacaaaaacgagaaaaactatttacacaggaaagctcctaacaagcaaaaagaagaacaaggaaatctttttggattttctttttaatattactactaagcatgcatggaaagtaaactagctacaactatTTTTATTGGTTTTTCTatagtttttcaaacacacaagaagaaagcaagaaaaataaaatttaaacatggatgatacaatgaaaaagtgtgaacaccgacaagatgaataagtggacatgaatgtaatgtcggtgagaacacgtactcccccaagcttaggcttttggcctaacttggtagtcgatcagtaatctggatagtagttggcgtggtagctcatggaggctctcggTACTGATGCCTCGGCCTGCCATGCTGCCTCCACTGATGCGTTATGAGCTCGgtcctcgctctcaagaacaaaatatcttcctttgttatgataatcaaaaagagcaggcATAGACAAATATGGGTGCACAACAGATTTTTGGTTAAACAATAGATTATAAGTGAAGTTGTCAacctttcccttgagaatcttatgttcttttaaagtgtcaaaatctaaatactgcatgggtaggataggatcaaagggcaaaggtgcaacacccagccctcgtgctaaacgcgtggcatatattccaccatagaaatagccactgaTAGCGTTGTGCTCAAGTTTGCGTGCAATAATCACTCCatggttataattcctttcaccggtgagagcggtgtgGATGAGGCTCAAGTccggagcacaaagtgtactatagTCTTgtttgcctactatacatttcccgttaaataatgcaaagtactgaattgcgggaaaatgaatgctctttattctaccttgtgtcactcccctcgtctcacaGTAACAAAGATTAGACAAGAATGTTTGATACTCAGCGCTTGGcgttcatcaagcgaaccccagaatgggagtttgcagtggtaagcaaaattctctagtgatatggtaaatgggttatcataaagcataaacgacaccctagactcacgggggaggaatttaaatcctttgacaaatgattcagtgagaaggtggcgttgttcacacttatctgaaatgtagggaccgatatcggcattgtgaacatattgctcaaattcctctttaatacccacacgcaccatatattcatcgcaatgccataagcatgttttggtgacGGCATCTCgagtggaactttcacttggttcaacatatgaCTGGCGAGCagagctgtcactagaagatgccctcgaggatcgcctcctcgaagaactccttccaaacaaGTTCATCATGTTCGCataaatttttttgaaaatttttgggtgacaaaaatttatcaacaaaactttataagattgatagcaactactcatagggatacatagaggccataacaagcattcaaactacttagaacactaagaattcaacatgcaagctcatctatagcagcaccaagagtaactaattattcaaaatataaaccactaaaacaaaaactaattggacaaacggtggagtcacataccaagcaacaatcccccgaaacagtttccaaaacggagcttcgagcaaagaggtcgaaatccacgggtttgagagcaagaacacgggagagggagcaatggagatttttttctagaggtaggtgatgatgtggtatgaagagataagtgagggggccatgtggggaccacaacccaccagggcgtgcctgggggtcctggcgcgcacaggtgggttgtgcccacctggtgcacctccctctgatgttatttgcaccaaaaaatcttaaatattcagaaaaaacgtattaaattttcagggcattatgagaacttttatttttgggtcattttttattgcacggggaaATCAAAAAACTGACAAAACATGGaactttattttatttaactaataaaaacataaaattaaaagtagggacagaaagtagtgcttactaaattcatcaacttcataccgttcaaaaatgatccattaataaggttgatcaagtcttattaacaaccactttcgattagcatgaaacgaAGAACTTCCATAAattactaagttacctcaatggggatatgaatgtctccaacaataagtatttgaaaacttccaatagtgattgtcggagatttttcaataacattaatacaatcacttggaattgtttcttcggaaagtgcataatatgctcattaccattaatatgaaaagtgaccttgcttttattgcaatcaatgacagcccctgcagtattcaagaatggtctacgaaggataatcaacatgttgttgtcctcgggcatctcaagtataacaaagtcagtcaaaatagtaacattagcaacaacaacgggcacatcctcacaaataccgataggtatggcagttgatttatcaaccatttgcaaagatattttagtaggtgtgagtttattcaaatcaagtcttttatataaagagaaaggcataacactaacaccagctcataaatcacacaaagcagttttcacataattcttttttatagagcaaggtatagttggtattcccggatctccaagttttttaggtacttcaTCAGTATAATTAGCAAgtatagtggagatttcagcttctggtatttttctcttatttgtgatgatgtctttcatatactttgcataaagaggcattttcaagatatccgtcaagcgagtacgcagaaagactggcctcagcatttcagcaaagcgttcaaattcttcatcatcattctttttagttgacttaggtggaaaaggcataggtttttgaacccacggttctctttctttaccgtgttttctagcaatgaagtctcttttatcataccttttattcttaggttgtgggttatcaagatcaacaggtggttctatctcaacatcattgtcttggttctttattatttggttgagagtcttcatgaacatcaggaTTGTGTTTTTCGTTATCattaggtgaatgttcattaccagactgagtttcaacatcagagatagaaacttcattatctatgtcaggaggtttttctatttcaggttcaccaggagcatgcaaagtcctatcatttttctttttctttttctttttagaagaactaggtgcactgGTGTTAGCTCTTtgcgaatcttgttcaattctttttgggtgtccctcaggataaagtagttcctgagtcattttacctcctctagttgcaactctaacagcaaagtcatgcatattgtTATTCATCTCATCAAGCAATTATCTTtgggatttagcaacttgttctaactgggtttgaaccatagaagcatgttttccaacacctctaacatcatttgatattctaaataacaagtcactcaagcaagcaatcatatcagaattgtatttcaattgtttcataacatttgcattgaagtgatcttattttctaatataattttcaaaatcataaaggcattggctaggatgcatattgtgaggattgtcattatcattgaacttcataagagaatttacctctaccaccttaggcagtggtggtgtattaagctcatgt
The window above is part of the Triticum aestivum cultivar Chinese Spring chromosome 2A, IWGSC CS RefSeq v2.1, whole genome shotgun sequence genome. Proteins encoded here:
- the LOC123188958 gene encoding NADH dehydrogenase [ubiquinone] 1 alpha subcomplex subunit 2, with the protein product MAWRASLSRNVKEIRFLFCQSSPASGPAREFVKKNYGDIKTRNPTLPVLIRECSGVQPQLWARYDMGVERCVRLDGLTEAQIDKKLEELAKAGVA